A single genomic interval of Salmo trutta chromosome 13, fSalTru1.1, whole genome shotgun sequence harbors:
- the LOC115206876 gene encoding uncharacterized protein LOC115206876 — MCLLCLTADMSTGGVHRGFLRKYGGFKLFKQWKERYLVLTVEGSLRVCRDAESPPDQVVALQWNCEAIVEGREILDLPRLPPGGRRDCCFALILPQEKFLLLLADSPEDCSLWLKLIRKVREGVMSTLVLQRQQSLTPSLTAHITDRDPQPDTPTDRDTASPRATVSTSTPTATPTGTPTVTPTTTPSASRAGSFRDNSLGGGHRQSVRSVRSVASVAPPHRTSDCLRHGNSSDARAVRAVCLLMGGAAASSALGYLQSCSPSSPLNSRASSLQEQGPLGHGGGAGSFSEMGGGSGGSFHCSQDIDNPPQFNSFDFEGGDSDFDAFDCGGFAF, encoded by the exons GTGGTTTCAAGCTGTTTAAGCAGTGGAAGGAGCGCTACCTGGTGCTGACAGTAGAAGGCAGTCTGAGGGTGTGTCGCGATGCAGAGAGTCCTCCTGACCAGGTGGTGGCACTGCAGTGGAACTGTGAGGCCATCGTAGAGGGCAGGGAGATCCTGGACCTACCACGGCTTCCCCCAGGGGGAAGGAGAGACTGCTGCTTCGCCCTCATCCTGCCCCAGGAAAAGTTCCTGTTACTACTGGCTGACAGCCCAGAGGACTGCAG TCTCTGGCTGAAGTTGATCAGGAAAGTGAGAGAG ggtgTGATGTCAACGCTTGTCCTGCAGAGACAGCAGAGCCTGACCCCGAGCCTCACCGCCCACATCACAGACAGAGACCCCCAACCTGACACTCCCACCGACAGGGACACCGCCTCGCCACGGGCGACAGTGAGCACCTCGACCCCCACCGCCACCCCGACTGGCACCCCGACCGTCACCCCCACCACGACGCCCTCAGCCTCCCGGGCCGGGTCCTTCAGAGACAACAGCCTGG ggggCGGCCACAGACAGTCAGTGCGGTCCGTGCGTAGCGTGGCATCAGTAGCTCCACCCCACCGTACGTCAGACTGTCTTCGCCACGGTAACAGCAGCGACGCGCGGGCGGTGAGAGCGGTTTGTCTGCTGATGGGAGGGGCAGCAGCCTCCTCCGCTCTGGGCTACCTCCAgtcctgctctccctcctcccctctgaaCTCCAGAGCCTCCAGCCTGCAGGAGCAGGGCCCGCTGGGCCACGGTGGGGGGGCCGGGAGCTTCTCAGAGATGGGAGGGGGGTCAGGTGGGTCCTTCCATTGTAGTCAGGACATAGACAACCCCCCACAATTCAACAGTTTCGACTTCGAGGGAGGAGACTCCGACTTTGATGCCTTTGATTGCGGAGGGTTCGCTTTTTAA